The Vibrio tarriae genome includes a window with the following:
- the rpe gene encoding ribulose-phosphate 3-epimerase, whose amino-acid sequence MKDFLIAPSILSADFARLGEDVAKVLAAGADVVHFDVMDNHYVPNLTFGAPICKALRDYGITAPIDVHLMVKPVDRIIPDFAKAGASMITFHVEASEHVDRTLQLIKECGCQAGVVLNPATPLHHLDYIMDKVDLILLMSVNPGFGGQSFIPHTLDKLRAVRERIKQSGRQIRLEIDGGVKVENIREIAEAGADMFVAGSAIFGQPDYQAVIEQMRAELAKAKI is encoded by the coding sequence ATGAAAGATTTTCTCATTGCACCATCCATTCTCTCCGCTGATTTTGCCCGTCTGGGCGAAGATGTTGCCAAAGTGCTCGCCGCAGGAGCGGATGTGGTGCATTTCGATGTGATGGACAATCACTACGTACCGAACCTGACGTTTGGCGCACCGATTTGTAAAGCCCTGCGCGATTACGGCATTACGGCACCGATTGATGTGCATTTGATGGTGAAACCGGTGGATCGCATCATTCCAGACTTTGCCAAAGCTGGCGCTTCCATGATCACTTTCCACGTTGAAGCATCAGAGCACGTTGACCGTACTTTACAACTGATCAAAGAGTGCGGCTGTCAGGCGGGCGTGGTACTGAACCCTGCGACACCTCTGCACCACCTCGACTACATCATGGATAAAGTCGATTTGATTCTGCTGATGTCGGTGAACCCTGGCTTTGGCGGACAATCTTTCATTCCACATACTTTAGATAAACTGCGCGCGGTGCGTGAACGTATCAAGCAAAGTGGGCGTCAAATTCGTTTGGAAATTGATGGTGGCGTGAAAGTGGAGAATATCCGAGAAATCGCGGAAGCGGGTGCAGATATGTTTGTGGCAGGCTCGGCGATTTTTGGTCAGCCTGATTACCAAGCGGTGATTGAGCAGATGCGTGCTGAACTGGCGAAAGCCAAAATTTAA
- the aroK gene encoding shikimate kinase AroK has translation MAEKRNIFLVGPMGAGKSTIGRHLAQQLHMEFIDSDTVIEERTGADIAWVFDVEGEEGFRKREEAVINDLTEQQGIVLATGGGSVISKENRNRLSARGIVVYLETTIEKQLARTNRDKKRPLLQTDCPREVLEQLAEDRNPLYEEIADITVRTDDQSAKVVANQIVKMLEEHIM, from the coding sequence ATGGCTGAGAAACGCAATATTTTCCTTGTTGGCCCTATGGGTGCTGGCAAAAGCACAATTGGTAGACACCTAGCTCAACAACTGCACATGGAGTTTATCGACTCCGATACGGTTATCGAAGAACGTACCGGAGCGGATATCGCATGGGTGTTTGATGTTGAAGGTGAAGAAGGCTTCCGCAAGCGCGAAGAAGCCGTTATTAATGATCTAACCGAGCAACAGGGTATCGTACTAGCGACGGGTGGTGGCTCAGTAATTAGTAAAGAGAACCGTAACCGACTGTCTGCTCGCGGTATCGTTGTATACCTCGAAACAACTATTGAAAAACAATTGGCACGCACCAATCGCGATAAAAAGCGCCCACTACTGCAAACGGATTGCCCACGTGAAGTGCTAGAGCAATTGGCCGAAGATCGTAATCCTCTGTACGAAGAGATCGCGGACATTACGGTACGCACCGACGATCAAAGTGCAAAAGTGGTAGCCAATCAGATCGTAAAAATGCTAGAAGAACACATAATGTAG
- the aroB gene encoding 3-dehydroquinate synthase yields the protein MERITVNLGERSYPISIGAGLFANPALLSLSTKQKVVIVTNHTVAPLYASAIISLLDHIGCQHALLELPDGEQYKTLETFNTVMSFLLEHNYSRDVVVIALGGGVIGDLVGFAAACYQRGVDFIQIPTTLLSQVDSSVGGKTAVNHPLGKNMIGAFYQPKAVVIDTDCLTTLPAREFAAGMAEVIKYGIIYDQAFFDWLEVQMDALYVLDEQALTYAIARCCQIKAEVVAQDEKESGIRALLNLGHTFGHAIEAHMGYGNWLHGEAVSAGTVMAAKTAQLQGLIDASQFERILAILKKAHLPVRTPENMTFADFMQHMMRDKKVLAGELRLVLPTSIGTSAVVKGVPEAVIAQAIECCRTV from the coding sequence ATGGAGCGGATTACGGTCAACTTAGGTGAACGTAGCTACCCAATCTCAATCGGTGCCGGATTGTTTGCCAATCCGGCTCTTCTTTCCCTCTCTACCAAGCAGAAAGTGGTGATTGTTACCAACCACACCGTCGCTCCGCTTTATGCGTCTGCGATCATTTCATTACTCGATCACATCGGTTGTCAGCATGCTTTGCTAGAACTGCCCGATGGCGAACAGTACAAAACTCTCGAAACGTTCAATACCGTGATGAGCTTTTTGCTTGAGCATAACTACAGCCGTGATGTGGTTGTCATTGCTTTAGGGGGGGGAGTGATTGGTGATCTGGTCGGTTTCGCAGCTGCTTGTTATCAGCGTGGTGTTGATTTTATCCAGATCCCAACGACCTTGCTGTCACAGGTGGATTCTTCGGTCGGTGGGAAAACCGCGGTCAATCATCCGCTCGGTAAAAACATGATTGGTGCTTTTTATCAGCCCAAAGCGGTAGTGATTGATACGGACTGTTTGACTACACTGCCCGCGCGTGAATTTGCCGCTGGTATGGCGGAAGTCATCAAATACGGCATCATCTACGACCAAGCATTTTTCGACTGGTTAGAAGTGCAAATGGATGCTTTGTATGTGTTGGATGAACAAGCGCTCACTTACGCAATTGCGCGCTGCTGCCAAATCAAAGCTGAGGTGGTGGCGCAAGATGAGAAAGAGTCAGGCATTCGTGCGTTACTCAATCTTGGTCACACCTTTGGTCATGCGATTGAAGCACACATGGGATATGGCAATTGGCTGCACGGTGAAGCGGTATCTGCGGGTACGGTAATGGCCGCGAAAACGGCGCAATTACAAGGTCTTATCGATGCATCTCAATTTGAACGTATCCTAGCTATACTGAAAAAAGCGCACTTACCTGTGCGAACCCCAGAGAACATGACCTTTGCCGATTTTATGCAGCATATGATGCGAGATAAAAAAGTGTTGGCGGGGGAACTACGTTTGGTGTTGCCGACCAGTATCGGAACATCGGCGGTGGTAAAAGGGGTGCCTGAAGCTGTGATTGCACAAGCGATAGAGTGCTGTCGTACGGTGTAA
- a CDS encoding AAA family ATPase: MSLAHELDLESQTELLERLQLLTRFGSNLVNVCGRQGAGKSWLAQRFLEGWAQDKNQSLLMCHPNQNDEQRRVTMLSQLFSEPLYNPKDALAESFARLFEDQNCDIVIVVDDAHLLSESLVSELWMLVLEAQTNPRWNVNVVLFAQDNGLDALLTRLSYGQEHKPVDLEIEMLSEDEADRLFENRVMRYVDPQLERKVRNAYKKVNPLPGEIMALAETKNEKRVVIRSIVGSPFNIALVVLLLLLLLGGGYWWLLSKPVPQEGSVSEGEVAEQTAIPTLNSESNTLAQDGTSTVNSDGMSDAEGGDFGADDDTSALPPDVVDTTASVGIADDGKRVVINSDVVDALLQGTAQTADTSAINNLVESTQAATELKTQTLEQTQVQNAQPKSVSFSFARDELKAMSPRSYTLQLAAMNSLQDVQGFIDEHKLQGKVYVYPTLRNDVEWFIVTMGNYPTIQMARDASEKLSASLQALGPWAKSLSQVQREIERKK, encoded by the coding sequence ATGAGTTTGGCACATGAACTGGATTTAGAATCGCAAACTGAGTTACTTGAGCGGTTGCAACTGCTGACCCGCTTTGGTTCTAACTTGGTGAATGTTTGTGGCCGCCAAGGGGCAGGAAAATCTTGGCTTGCACAACGATTTTTAGAAGGTTGGGCGCAAGATAAAAACCAGTCTCTGCTTATGTGCCATCCTAATCAAAATGACGAGCAGCGTCGCGTGACTATGTTGTCACAGCTGTTTTCTGAACCACTTTACAATCCCAAAGACGCCTTAGCGGAAAGCTTCGCGCGTCTATTTGAAGATCAAAATTGCGATATCGTGATTGTGGTCGATGATGCCCATTTACTCTCTGAGTCTTTAGTTTCCGAATTGTGGATGTTGGTGCTAGAAGCGCAAACTAATCCACGCTGGAATGTCAATGTGGTTCTGTTTGCTCAAGACAATGGTCTGGATGCCTTGTTAACACGTTTAAGTTATGGACAAGAACATAAGCCTGTCGATTTAGAAATTGAGATGCTTTCCGAAGATGAAGCAGATCGATTATTCGAAAATCGAGTGATGCGCTATGTTGATCCACAACTTGAGCGTAAAGTGCGTAATGCTTATAAGAAGGTCAATCCGTTACCGGGGGAAATTATGGCGTTGGCAGAAACGAAAAATGAAAAACGGGTGGTGATCCGCTCGATTGTTGGCTCTCCGTTTAATATTGCCTTGGTCGTATTACTTCTCTTGTTATTGCTCGGCGGCGGCTATTGGTGGTTACTATCCAAGCCCGTTCCTCAAGAAGGTAGCGTTTCGGAAGGCGAGGTCGCAGAGCAAACCGCGATTCCTACTCTCAATTCTGAATCGAATACCCTCGCTCAAGATGGCACTTCAACCGTCAACAGCGACGGTATGTCTGATGCTGAGGGCGGTGACTTTGGCGCCGACGATGATACCTCCGCGTTGCCGCCTGATGTGGTGGATACCACGGCCAGTGTTGGCATTGCCGATGATGGTAAGCGCGTGGTGATTAACTCTGATGTGGTGGATGCTCTGCTGCAAGGCACAGCTCAAACCGCCGATACTTCGGCGATCAACAACTTGGTTGAGTCTACTCAAGCGGCGACGGAGCTAAAAACGCAAACGTTAGAGCAAACACAAGTGCAGAATGCTCAGCCTAAATCGGTGAGTTTCTCTTTTGCGCGTGATGAGCTGAAAGCCATGTCACCACGCAGCTACACATTGCAGTTGGCGGCGATGAATTCTCTGCAAGATGTGCAAGGCTTTATTGATGAGCACAAACTACAAGGGAAAGTCTACGTTTACCCAACTCTGCGTAACGATGTCGAGTGGTTTATTGTCACTATGGGCAACTATCCCACCATCCAAATGGCGCGTGATGCCTCAGAAAAACTCTCTGCTTCGCTACAAGCGTTAGGTCCTTGGGCTAAATCACTTAGCCAAGTTCAGCGAGAAATCGAGCGTAAGAAATAA
- a CDS encoding Dam family site-specific DNA-(adenine-N6)-methyltransferase — translation MKKQRAFLKWAGGKYSLVEDIQRHLPEARELVEPFVGAGSVFLNTDFERYLLADINPDLINFYNLLKTEPQAYIHEAKRWFVPENNRKEVYLDIRKQFNQSDDAMFRSLAFLYMNRFGFNGLCRYNKKGGFNVPFGSYKKPYFPEQELEFFAEKAQRATFICASYGETFARAQSDSVIYCDPPYAPLSTTANFTSYAGNGFTLDDQAALADIAEKTAKERGISVLISNHDTTHTRRLYRGAQLNVVKANRTISRNGAGRNKVDELLALFTPHLSLQA, via the coding sequence ATGAAAAAGCAGCGCGCCTTTCTGAAATGGGCTGGGGGTAAATATAGCCTAGTCGAGGATATTCAACGCCATCTACCAGAAGCTCGTGAGCTGGTTGAGCCTTTCGTTGGCGCAGGCTCGGTCTTCCTGAATACGGATTTTGAACGCTATCTGCTGGCGGACATCAATCCGGATCTGATCAATTTCTACAATCTGCTCAAAACCGAACCTCAAGCTTACATTCACGAAGCTAAGCGTTGGTTTGTGCCCGAAAATAACCGCAAAGAAGTCTACCTCGATATTCGTAAGCAGTTTAACCAGAGTGACGATGCGATGTTTCGCTCGTTGGCGTTTTTGTATATGAACCGCTTTGGGTTTAACGGCCTATGTCGTTATAACAAAAAAGGGGGCTTTAATGTGCCGTTTGGCTCGTACAAAAAGCCTTATTTCCCTGAGCAAGAACTCGAATTTTTTGCTGAAAAAGCGCAGCGTGCCACCTTTATTTGCGCGTCATATGGCGAAACCTTCGCTCGCGCGCAAAGCGATAGCGTGATTTATTGCGATCCACCTTACGCACCGCTGTCGACTACGGCCAATTTTACCTCTTATGCGGGCAATGGTTTTACCTTAGACGATCAAGCGGCGTTAGCCGATATCGCCGAGAAAACCGCCAAAGAGCGTGGAATTTCGGTGCTGATTTCCAATCACGATACCACCCATACTCGCCGTTTGTATCGAGGGGCGCAGCTCAATGTGGTCAAAGCTAACCGTACCATCAGTCGTAATGGTGCTGGGCGCAATAAAGTGGATGAGCTTTTAGCACTCTTCACACCTCATCTTTCATTGCAAGCGTGA
- the trpS gene encoding tryptophan--tRNA ligase, with the protein MSKPIVLSGVQPSGELSIGNYLGALRQWQQMQDDYDCQYCVVDLHAITVRQDPQALHEATLDALAICLAVGVDPKKSTLFVQSHVPEHAQLGWVLNCYTQMGELSRMTQFKDKSARYANDVNTGLFGYPVLMAADILLYGAHQVPVGSDQKQHLELARDIATRFNNIYSPEQPIFTIPEPYIPSVNARVMSLQDATKKMSKSDDNRKNVITLLEDPKSIIKKINKAQTDAETPPRIAYDVENKAGIANLMGLYSAATGKTFAEIEAQYAGVEMYGPFKKDVGEAVVAMLEPVQAEYQRIRNDREYLNSVMRDGAEKASAKALQTLKKVYAAVGFVARP; encoded by the coding sequence ATGAGCAAACCCATTGTATTGAGTGGTGTTCAACCGTCAGGTGAACTAAGTATCGGTAACTACTTGGGTGCTCTACGTCAATGGCAACAGATGCAAGATGATTATGACTGCCAGTACTGTGTTGTGGATTTGCATGCAATTACGGTTCGCCAAGATCCGCAAGCACTGCATGAAGCGACATTGGATGCTTTGGCTATTTGTCTCGCCGTTGGCGTTGATCCGAAAAAGAGCACGCTATTTGTTCAGTCACACGTACCTGAGCATGCTCAACTCGGTTGGGTTTTGAACTGCTACACCCAGATGGGTGAGCTGAGCCGCATGACTCAGTTTAAAGACAAATCGGCACGTTACGCCAACGATGTGAATACCGGTCTGTTTGGTTATCCGGTGCTGATGGCCGCGGATATTCTGCTGTACGGTGCGCACCAAGTGCCGGTAGGCAGTGACCAGAAACAACATCTGGAACTGGCGCGCGATATCGCAACCCGTTTCAACAATATCTACAGCCCAGAGCAGCCAATTTTCACCATTCCTGAACCTTACATTCCTTCCGTCAATGCGCGGGTAATGAGTCTGCAAGATGCGACTAAGAAAATGTCCAAATCAGACGATAACCGCAAAAACGTGATCACCTTGTTGGAAGATCCGAAATCGATCATCAAGAAGATCAATAAAGCGCAGACTGACGCTGAAACTCCACCGCGTATCGCTTACGATGTTGAAAACAAAGCCGGCATTGCTAACCTGATGGGACTTTACTCGGCCGCAACGGGCAAAACCTTTGCTGAGATTGAAGCTCAGTACGCTGGTGTGGAAATGTACGGCCCATTTAAGAAAGATGTGGGTGAGGCTGTGGTGGCGATGCTTGAACCCGTGCAAGCAGAATACCAACGCATCCGTAACGATCGCGAATACCTGAATAGTGTAATGCGTGATGGCGCAGAAAAAGCCTCGGCAAAAGCGCTGCAAACTCTGAAAAAAGTGTACGCCGCCGTTGGTTTTGTGGCTCGTCCTTAA
- a CDS encoding substrate-binding periplasmic protein, translating to MRQFLLLGLTFIASGAFANPLRICVGDVNVWAPFTYWQGTSEQEQTDSLTGFATTLVLEALQDQHIDYQINFMPWARIQHELAHDNGRCDLTWDASHRAEREAYSYFSVPLYTIQLGYFTLPEQKKDLQSPKDSGVLCGVNGFNYEGFALSREPSLYLNSVQQALNMLQKERCDWFVSEIEPIYGGIQLGVYVLQRQIIHHSLGKNKQYHVQVRRSLPNALPLINGLNQYFLNAQKTGHAQTVFDRYLSLPLAH from the coding sequence ATGAGACAATTTCTATTGTTGGGGCTTACTTTCATCGCTAGCGGCGCTTTCGCTAATCCATTGCGTATCTGTGTTGGAGATGTCAATGTCTGGGCCCCATTCACTTATTGGCAAGGAACCTCTGAGCAAGAGCAAACTGACTCCTTGACGGGGTTTGCCACCACGTTGGTGTTGGAAGCGTTACAAGATCAGCATATTGATTATCAAATAAACTTTATGCCGTGGGCGCGTATTCAGCATGAGCTGGCTCACGATAATGGCCGCTGTGATCTGACTTGGGATGCAAGCCATCGAGCGGAACGAGAAGCTTACAGCTATTTTTCTGTGCCGCTTTACACCATACAACTTGGGTATTTCACCTTGCCCGAACAAAAAAAGGATTTGCAGTCGCCTAAGGACAGTGGAGTTTTGTGTGGAGTCAACGGGTTTAACTATGAAGGTTTTGCCTTATCAAGAGAACCTTCGTTGTACTTAAATTCGGTTCAACAAGCACTGAATATGCTGCAAAAAGAGCGCTGTGATTGGTTTGTCAGCGAAATTGAGCCGATTTATGGCGGTATTCAGCTTGGGGTTTATGTGCTGCAGCGCCAAATTATCCACCATTCGCTGGGTAAAAATAAGCAGTACCATGTACAGGTTCGGCGAAGCTTGCCGAATGCTTTACCTTTGATTAACGGCTTGAACCAATACTTTCTCAATGCCCAAAAAACCGGACATGCACAAACCGTGTTTGACCGTTACCTCTCTTTACCTCTCGCTCACTAA
- the xds gene encoding GlyGly-anchored extracellular endonuclease Xds, with protein MDMRSTPNLTRSTLALAISFGLVAPTYADVLISQYVEGSSFNKAIEIANTSDQAVSLNGFQLAMSTNGSGTWDKTLPLDGQVIAAHDVLVLAHGSASSAILATADLTNNTVVNFNGNDPIALLNSDGSVHDVVGNMGGANFAKDNTLARTKLTPSATYQASDWATQGKDNIDGLGALDATTPPSAFNCTLDGAEPSFTTIQQIQGEGSTSPFIQGYPYITNEDFFVKGVVSAVTTGLTKGFYLQALEDDYNPNTSEGLFVFTNQSSSDLALGDVVCVKGKVQEYYNLTQLKAENNQWVKQGQQAAPQAQAIEILPSDEHFAQTLERYEGMLVKTTPELDMRVTRTFGYDYDSRRNNMVLAQGRINMQPNQQHPAGSEQASQQKLDNAQRRLFVESDAKAPDGQIPYYPAFGRSDVDQDGSTEDYIRIDDTVSGLEGVVSYSYNEYRLIATNTLSAENLVHNAPRQAKPDMDEGDLRIATFNVLNYFNSPFGGDANQHGDNRGANNLAEFEVQQAKIVNAIVRLDADIVGLMEIENNGFGEGSAIAQLVNQINSQIADKKKHYRFVAIDSNGDGKTDAADSLGTDVITTGVIYRDKVVKLAKNRVIPMPSQQAPEVVDANGKVIEDGKNYQRDTLAPTFKVKGGNEKITVAVNHLKSKGSACWEDAAPVEQGGQAGKDLDYQGACENFRVAAAVALGDALAKIDGHKVILGDMNSYGMEDPMLVLTDYTPEKYGKTIRAARNTYIAGVEQFGDAGAEIKHSYGYLNAVAIKHPDSWSYSFNDEVGALDHLLVSPSLKHKVVDATDWHINGAESTLFDYNDEFKGNLPKYKDQFRASDHDPAVLELNIYGGSFGLGALLGLLGLGMWRRRR; from the coding sequence ATGGATATGAGATCAACCCCGAATTTAACTCGTTCGACTTTAGCTCTGGCTATCAGCTTTGGCTTAGTTGCGCCAACGTATGCCGACGTATTGATTTCTCAATATGTTGAAGGCAGCAGCTTCAATAAAGCGATTGAAATTGCTAACACGTCCGATCAAGCAGTGAGCTTGAATGGCTTCCAACTGGCGATGTCGACCAACGGCAGCGGCACTTGGGATAAAACCTTACCGTTAGATGGGCAAGTGATTGCAGCGCACGATGTGTTGGTACTTGCCCACGGCAGCGCCAGCAGTGCGATACTGGCGACAGCCGACCTAACCAACAACACAGTGGTTAACTTTAATGGCAATGATCCGATTGCGCTGCTCAATAGCGATGGTTCGGTGCATGACGTGGTCGGCAATATGGGCGGCGCAAATTTTGCGAAAGACAACACGCTCGCCAGAACAAAACTCACCCCAAGCGCTACTTACCAAGCTTCCGATTGGGCGACCCAAGGCAAAGACAATATTGATGGGCTTGGCGCACTGGATGCCACCACGCCACCGAGTGCCTTTAATTGTACGCTAGATGGGGCAGAGCCAAGCTTTACCACCATCCAACAAATTCAGGGTGAAGGCAGTACTTCTCCCTTTATCCAAGGTTATCCCTACATCACCAATGAGGATTTCTTTGTTAAAGGTGTGGTGAGTGCAGTAACGACCGGACTGACTAAAGGCTTCTATCTGCAAGCGCTGGAAGATGACTACAACCCGAACACCTCAGAAGGCCTGTTTGTGTTTACCAACCAAAGCAGTTCGGACTTAGCGCTGGGCGATGTGGTGTGCGTGAAGGGCAAAGTGCAGGAGTATTACAACCTGACGCAGCTCAAAGCGGAAAACAATCAGTGGGTGAAACAAGGCCAGCAAGCTGCGCCACAAGCGCAAGCCATCGAGATCTTGCCTTCGGATGAACACTTTGCCCAGACGCTAGAGCGCTACGAAGGCATGTTGGTGAAAACCACGCCTGAATTGGATATGCGTGTGACTCGCACCTTTGGTTATGACTATGATTCGCGTCGTAACAACATGGTGTTGGCGCAAGGTCGCATCAATATGCAGCCAAACCAGCAGCATCCCGCCGGTTCAGAGCAAGCTTCGCAACAGAAGCTGGATAACGCACAGCGCCGCTTGTTTGTGGAATCGGATGCCAAAGCACCTGATGGGCAAATTCCGTATTACCCAGCATTTGGTCGCTCCGATGTCGATCAAGACGGTTCAACCGAAGACTATATTCGAATTGATGATACGGTTTCGGGCCTCGAAGGGGTTGTGAGCTACAGCTATAACGAATATCGCCTGATTGCGACCAATACCCTTTCGGCGGAAAACTTGGTGCATAACGCGCCGCGTCAAGCTAAGCCAGATATGGATGAGGGTGATTTGCGCATAGCAACTTTCAACGTACTCAACTACTTCAACTCGCCGTTTGGTGGTGACGCTAACCAACATGGTGATAACCGTGGTGCCAACAATCTGGCTGAATTTGAAGTGCAGCAAGCCAAGATTGTGAATGCGATTGTGCGCTTGGATGCCGATATCGTGGGTTTGATGGAAATTGAGAACAACGGTTTTGGTGAAGGTTCAGCGATTGCCCAATTGGTTAATCAGATCAATAGCCAAATCGCGGATAAGAAAAAACACTACCGCTTTGTGGCGATTGATTCGAATGGCGATGGCAAAACCGATGCTGCAGACTCACTCGGTACTGATGTGATCACCACCGGTGTCATCTACCGCGATAAAGTGGTGAAGTTAGCGAAAAACCGCGTCATCCCAATGCCAAGCCAGCAAGCACCAGAGGTAGTGGATGCCAATGGTAAAGTGATTGAAGATGGCAAGAACTACCAGCGTGATACGCTTGCCCCAACCTTTAAAGTGAAAGGCGGTAACGAGAAAATCACCGTCGCGGTGAATCACCTCAAATCGAAAGGATCTGCGTGTTGGGAAGATGCCGCGCCCGTTGAGCAAGGCGGACAGGCAGGCAAAGATCTCGATTACCAAGGCGCATGTGAAAACTTCCGTGTCGCCGCCGCGGTAGCGTTGGGTGATGCGCTAGCGAAAATCGATGGGCATAAAGTGATTCTCGGTGATATGAACTCGTACGGCATGGAAGACCCTATGTTGGTTCTGACCGACTACACGCCAGAGAAATACGGCAAAACCATTCGCGCAGCACGCAATACTTACATTGCCGGTGTAGAGCAGTTTGGAGATGCAGGCGCAGAGATCAAACACAGCTACGGTTATCTCAACGCGGTTGCCATCAAACATCCAGATAGTTGGAGCTACTCATTTAATGATGAAGTCGGCGCGCTGGATCATCTGTTAGTTAGCCCAAGCCTCAAACACAAAGTCGTGGATGCGACCGATTGGCACATCAATGGCGCAGAATCGACGCTGTTTGACTACAACGATGAGTTCAAAGGCAACCTGCCGAAATACAAGGATCAGTTCCGCGCGTCGGATCATGATCCTGCGGTATTGGAACTTAACATCTACGGTGGTTCATTCGGTTTAGGCGCACTGCTTGGTCTATTGGGGCTTGGAATGTGGCGTCGCCGTCGCTAG
- a CDS encoding phosphoglycolate phosphatase — MKSIKLIAFDLDGTLLDSVPDLAVAADQASRAVGYPAVSEAQVRDYVGNGADVLIARALSQSLTINPELSPELRAQARHLFDEFYEQTGHKLSHLYPNVKTTLLELHQAGFILALVTNKPSKFVPDVLEQHGIAHFFSDVIGGDTFPNKKPDPMALNWLLEKHQLSAEQMLMVGDSKNDILAAKNAGCYSFGLTYGYNHGEPIANAEPNFVSDDIGTLLEVVLVSA; from the coding sequence TTGAAATCCATAAAATTAATTGCTTTTGATTTGGATGGTACGCTGCTCGACAGCGTGCCGGATTTAGCGGTAGCGGCGGATCAAGCCTCGCGTGCGGTGGGTTACCCAGCCGTGAGCGAAGCGCAGGTGCGTGATTATGTCGGTAATGGTGCGGATGTGTTAATTGCGCGCGCACTCAGTCAGAGCTTAACGATCAATCCTGAATTAAGCCCAGAGCTACGTGCTCAAGCTCGTCACCTGTTTGATGAGTTTTATGAACAAACGGGGCACAAGCTGAGCCACCTGTATCCTAATGTTAAAACCACGCTTTTAGAGCTGCACCAAGCGGGCTTTATTCTGGCGCTCGTAACCAATAAGCCTTCTAAATTTGTGCCAGATGTTCTAGAGCAACACGGCATCGCGCACTTTTTTAGTGATGTGATTGGCGGCGATACCTTCCCGAATAAAAAGCCGGATCCGATGGCGCTGAATTGGTTATTAGAGAAGCATCAGTTAAGCGCTGAGCAAATGTTGATGGTCGGGGATTCGAAAAACGACATTCTGGCGGCGAAAAATGCCGGATGTTATTCCTTCGGTTTAACCTACGGTTATAACCATGGCGAACCGATTGCCAATGCGGAGCCAAACTTCGTCTCCGATGACATTGGCACGCTGCTTGAAGTGGTGCTCGTTTCGGCGTAA